A single region of the Saprospiraceae bacterium genome encodes:
- a CDS encoding DUF1501 domain-containing protein, with product MKLINELLQEYEKELTRRSFLQVGGLSLGAMALSMLSACNNTSSPQGLGSPIDLANPLKPRMSHFAPKAKRVIFLHMAGAPSQLELFEYKPALHKLNGLDCPPSLLEGKRFAFITGVPKMLGPQFNFGQYGETQSFVSDRLPHFSKVVDEVTFLRAMHTEEFNHAPAQLFMHTGHARMGRPSMGAWVTYGLGSENQNLPGFVVLVSGESAPSAGKSVWGSGFLPSVFQGVQCRSKGEPVLYVNNPGGMPRDIRKGSIEAINEINRQRYEEVNDPEIVTRIAQYEMAYKMQMTVPEVMDISKEPAYVHEMYGTTPGEASFANNCLLARRLAEQDVRFIQLFHRGWDSHGSSQFEALNIGFVERCNDIDKPMSALLQDLEQRGLLEETLVVWGGEFGRTPMMENRGGVSNPYAGRDHHKEAFTMWMAGGGVKKGFSFGETDEIGYFGTKDRVHTHDLQATILHLLGMDHEKLTYHFQGRDFRLTDVHGHVVQPIIA from the coding sequence ATGAAATTAATTAACGAACTCCTTCAAGAATATGAAAAAGAGCTCACTCGACGCTCCTTCCTTCAAGTCGGTGGGTTGAGCCTCGGAGCCATGGCCTTGTCTATGCTTTCTGCTTGCAATAATACGAGTTCTCCTCAGGGCCTGGGCAGCCCGATTGACTTGGCCAATCCTTTAAAACCAAGAATGTCTCATTTTGCGCCAAAGGCCAAAAGGGTGATTTTCTTGCACATGGCTGGCGCTCCTTCTCAACTCGAGCTGTTTGAATATAAACCGGCTTTGCATAAGTTAAATGGCCTGGATTGCCCGCCTTCGTTGCTCGAAGGTAAGCGATTTGCCTTTATCACAGGTGTTCCCAAGATGTTAGGGCCGCAGTTCAACTTCGGTCAATATGGTGAAACACAAAGTTTTGTCTCCGATCGCCTCCCTCATTTCTCCAAAGTAGTCGATGAGGTAACCTTCCTACGGGCTATGCATACCGAGGAATTCAACCATGCACCCGCTCAACTCTTTATGCACACCGGCCATGCCAGAATGGGTCGTCCCAGTATGGGCGCCTGGGTAACCTATGGCCTTGGCTCTGAGAACCAGAACCTACCGGGTTTTGTGGTGCTGGTGTCTGGCGAATCTGCACCTAGTGCAGGGAAAAGTGTATGGGGCAGCGGCTTTCTTCCTTCCGTTTTTCAGGGGGTGCAATGTCGCTCTAAGGGAGAGCCGGTCCTTTATGTGAATAACCCAGGCGGCATGCCTCGCGATATTCGCAAAGGAAGTATTGAGGCCATCAATGAGATCAATAGGCAACGTTATGAGGAAGTAAATGATCCCGAGATTGTCACCCGCATTGCCCAATACGAAATGGCCTATAAGATGCAGATGACCGTCCCTGAAGTCATGGATATTTCCAAAGAACCCGCTTATGTGCATGAAATGTACGGCACCACCCCCGGTGAAGCCTCCTTTGCCAACAATTGTTTATTGGCTCGTCGCTTAGCCGAACAGGATGTGCGGTTCATTCAATTGTTTCACCGAGGCTGGGATTCGCACGGAAGTAGCCAGTTTGAGGCACTCAATATCGGCTTTGTAGAACGTTGTAATGACATTGACAAACCCATGTCGGCACTATTGCAAGACCTCGAACAAAGAGGGCTTTTGGAAGAAACCTTAGTCGTGTGGGGTGGGGAATTCGGCCGAACACCCATGATGGAAAACCGGGGCGGCGTTTCGAATCCCTATGCGGGTCGCGATCACCATAAAGAGGCTTTTACCATGTGGATGGCCGGCGGAGGGGTGAAAAAAGGGTTTAGCTTTGGGGAAACAGATGAGATTGGCTATTTCGGCACCAAAGATCGGGTGCATACCCACGATCTCCAGGCTACCATCCTTCACCTACTGGGCATGGATCACGAAAAACTGACCTACCATTTTCAAGGTCGCGATTTTCGCCTAACCGATGTGCATGGCCATGTGGTACAGCCGATCATTGCTTAA
- the yiaK gene encoding 3-dehydro-L-gulonate 2-dehydrogenase, with amino-acid sequence MKRVPFEQIHQELKRIHLKMGFTEARADLSARLFTAASLDGVYSHGLNRFPRFISYIQKGYVLIDKEPVLSKQMGALEQWDGQLGPGNLNAWFCMDRAIALAQTHGIGLVGLRNTNHWMRGGAYGWQAADAGMLSICCTNTIPNMPAWGAKNPVFGNNPLIIGVPKAEGHIVFDTAMTQFSFGKIESYSRAGKMLPVAGGFDTKGEVTQDPKEIEKSGRALPFGFWKGSGLSLMLDLLASGLSEGLSTTQIGAQKEDEYGLSQLFIAINPFSTGSKAHFEQVIKETLAAIHAAEPAAEGEQAFYPGERTLLTRKENTTLGIPVDEAYWAEIQAM; translated from the coding sequence ATGAAACGAGTACCCTTTGAACAAATACACCAGGAGCTCAAGCGTATCCACCTAAAAATGGGGTTCACGGAAGCAAGAGCGGATCTAAGTGCTCGTTTATTTACAGCGGCGAGCTTAGATGGGGTCTACTCCCATGGCTTAAATCGCTTTCCTCGGTTTATTAGTTACATCCAAAAGGGATACGTACTGATTGATAAAGAGCCGGTATTGTCCAAACAGATGGGCGCCCTGGAACAATGGGATGGCCAACTTGGTCCTGGCAACCTCAATGCGTGGTTCTGCATGGACCGTGCCATCGCGCTGGCCCAAACCCATGGCATTGGCCTGGTAGGCCTCCGCAACACCAATCACTGGATGCGTGGAGGTGCTTATGGATGGCAAGCTGCCGATGCTGGCATGTTGAGCATTTGTTGCACCAATACGATCCCCAATATGCCAGCGTGGGGCGCAAAAAATCCGGTTTTCGGAAACAATCCGCTGATTATAGGTGTACCTAAAGCAGAAGGACATATTGTTTTCGATACCGCCATGACACAATTCTCTTTTGGAAAAATCGAATCCTATAGTCGGGCAGGAAAAATGTTACCCGTCGCTGGTGGTTTTGATACCAAAGGAGAAGTGACACAAGATCCTAAGGAAATAGAAAAAAGTGGACGAGCACTACCTTTTGGCTTTTGGAAAGGCTCGGGTTTATCATTGATGCTCGACCTATTAGCGAGCGGCCTGTCTGAAGGCCTCTCTACGACCCAAATCGGTGCGCAAAAGGAGGATGAATATGGCCTGTCTCAGCTTTTTATAGCCATCAATCCTTTTAGTACAGGCTCAAAAGCGCATTTTGAGCAAGTGATCAAAGAAACCCTTGCGGCTATCCATGCAGCCGAACCAGCCGCTGAAGGCGAACAAGCTTTTTATCCTGGTGAAAGAACGTTACTGACAAGAAAAGAAAATACGACATTGGGCATTCCCGTTGACGAAGCTTATTGGGCAGAAATTCAAGCCATGTAA
- a CDS encoding DUF1553 domain-containing protein, translating to MKKPSFKLVLIAATLLIGLFAIKGLFLSQEKVDFNTAVRPILNRHCLKCHGGVKAQSGLSFLFEEEAFAPAESGLPAILPGDARHSELIKRIKHHDPELRMPPAGDPLSQAEIQTLSLWIDQGAKWAKHWAYIPPQQHQVPTPKAPSYFPLQNEIDHFILAKLSENKLDPSPVTDKVTLLKRLSLDLIGLPPTPAELEAFLEDDSELAIEKVVDRLLASPHFGERWAAMWMDLARYGDSQGYQKDPYRSIWRYRDWLIDAFNQNLPFDQFTIQQIAGDLLPEPSESQLLATAFHRNTMTNDEGGTDDEEFRVAAVMDRISTTWEVWQGTTMACVQCHSHPYDPFEHKDFYTTMAFFNNTADADTYNDAPNFPTFSKPNKKQIQHWASQMTNMEHGEEITDSRVLNNIRRMALFPNWKPGFCDSWDLLQLDGKNQARRLGNGAWLAFEAVDLSDIKGLQILYADLENPGKVAIRLDSLNGPVWGETTLRKAATGKASLSLSPTAQGKRDIYIQFTSLDGPFSRRLVIQDIQFQLGAKEKVIANQEVADSLAALTMVMTPIMKDLPPNLQRKTHVFERGNWLVHGEEVKPDVPHSLFPLPTKTAYNRLDFAQWLVSPDNPLTARVIVNRFWSQLMGRGIVETLEDFGSQGTPPSHPELLDWLAIHFQQDLKWDIKALLRQMVLSSSYQQSSNTSAEAMQKDPNNRWWSRAYRRRLTAEQVRDQTLAVCGLLSEKMYGPSVMPPQPEGVWQVIRGVMRWKESEGEDRYRRALYTFWRKSSPYPSFMTFDSPSREYCVSRRIPTNTPLQALVTMNDTVYVEAARALARQMQDVESQNLEEKLSVGYKKALFKTPTDGIMAVLAAQYTDNLAFYEANPEEAQLMAQVATEKAPELAALTVVGNVILNLDEFVVRE from the coding sequence ATGAAAAAGCCATCTTTTAAATTAGTCCTTATCGCAGCCACATTATTGATAGGGCTTTTTGCCATCAAAGGGCTCTTCCTTTCACAAGAGAAAGTCGATTTTAATACGGCTGTCCGGCCCATCCTCAACCGGCACTGTCTTAAGTGCCACGGAGGGGTCAAGGCGCAGTCGGGCCTAAGTTTTTTATTTGAAGAAGAGGCTTTTGCCCCCGCCGAATCCGGTTTGCCCGCCATCCTTCCTGGTGATGCACGACATAGCGAGTTGATTAAACGGATCAAACACCACGATCCTGAATTACGAATGCCTCCCGCAGGCGATCCGCTTTCCCAAGCGGAAATTCAAACCTTATCCTTATGGATTGATCAAGGGGCCAAATGGGCCAAACATTGGGCTTATATTCCACCCCAACAGCACCAGGTTCCTACACCTAAGGCGCCAAGTTATTTCCCGCTCCAAAATGAAATAGATCATTTTATCTTAGCCAAACTTTCCGAAAACAAACTTGATCCCTCTCCGGTTACGGATAAAGTAACGCTTTTGAAAAGGCTGAGTCTTGACCTGATTGGTCTACCGCCTACCCCGGCCGAACTGGAAGCCTTCCTGGAAGATGATTCGGAGCTTGCCATCGAGAAGGTAGTCGACCGCTTGCTGGCTTCGCCTCATTTCGGCGAACGCTGGGCCGCCATGTGGATGGACTTGGCACGCTATGGCGATTCCCAAGGGTATCAAAAAGATCCTTATCGCAGCATTTGGCGCTACCGCGATTGGCTGATTGACGCCTTTAACCAGAATCTGCCTTTTGATCAATTTACGATTCAACAAATTGCAGGCGACCTGCTTCCCGAACCTTCAGAAAGTCAATTATTGGCAACTGCTTTTCATCGCAATACCATGACCAATGATGAAGGTGGAACAGATGATGAGGAGTTTAGAGTAGCTGCCGTCATGGATCGCATCAGCACCACCTGGGAAGTCTGGCAAGGAACGACCATGGCCTGCGTGCAATGCCATAGCCATCCTTATGACCCCTTTGAACACAAAGATTTTTATACCACTATGGCATTTTTTAATAATACAGCAGATGCCGACACCTATAACGATGCGCCTAATTTTCCCACTTTCTCTAAACCAAATAAAAAACAAATCCAACACTGGGCCAGCCAAATGACAAACATGGAGCATGGCGAAGAGATAACGGATAGTCGGGTATTGAACAACATTCGGAGAATGGCCCTCTTCCCCAATTGGAAGCCTGGTTTTTGTGATAGTTGGGACCTACTTCAGCTAGATGGAAAAAACCAGGCACGACGCCTCGGTAATGGCGCTTGGCTTGCATTCGAAGCAGTCGATCTTAGCGACATTAAAGGCCTTCAAATTTTATACGCCGATTTGGAAAATCCGGGAAAAGTCGCCATCCGATTAGATAGCCTCAATGGCCCTGTCTGGGGCGAAACAACCCTGCGCAAAGCTGCTACAGGCAAAGCTTCCCTTTCCCTTTCACCCACAGCACAAGGGAAAAGAGATATCTATATCCAATTCACCTCTTTAGATGGGCCTTTCTCAAGAAGGTTAGTCATCCAAGACATCCAGTTTCAGCTTGGTGCTAAAGAAAAGGTGATCGCTAACCAAGAAGTGGCCGATAGCCTGGCTGCCCTCACCATGGTGATGACCCCCATCATGAAGGATTTGCCACCCAACCTACAACGAAAAACCCATGTTTTTGAACGGGGAAATTGGCTTGTTCATGGTGAGGAAGTCAAACCTGATGTCCCTCATAGCCTCTTCCCTTTACCCACTAAAACGGCGTATAACCGCCTGGACTTTGCCCAATGGCTGGTCAGCCCAGACAACCCACTCACAGCCAGGGTGATCGTCAATAGGTTTTGGTCACAACTGATGGGACGTGGCATCGTCGAAACCCTGGAGGATTTTGGCTCCCAGGGAACACCGCCTTCGCATCCCGAATTGCTCGATTGGTTGGCCATTCATTTTCAGCAAGACCTTAAATGGGATATCAAAGCTTTATTGCGGCAAATGGTGCTCTCCAGTAGCTACCAGCAAAGTTCCAATACCTCGGCTGAAGCGATGCAAAAAGACCCGAATAACCGCTGGTGGTCCAGGGCCTACCGCAGGCGCCTCACCGCCGAACAAGTCAGGGATCAAACTTTAGCCGTGTGTGGACTTTTGAGTGAAAAAATGTATGGCCCCAGCGTTATGCCACCACAACCGGAAGGTGTTTGGCAGGTTATTCGCGGGGTGATGCGATGGAAGGAGAGCGAAGGGGAAGACAGATACCGCCGAGCACTCTACACTTTTTGGCGAAAATCCAGCCCTTATCCTTCATTTATGACCTTTGATAGTCCTAGCCGCGAATACTGCGTTTCCAGGAGAATTCCAACCAATACGCCTTTACAGGCTTTGGTTACAATGAACGATACGGTCTATGTAGAGGCTGCCAGGGCCCTGGCTCGTCAAATGCAAGACGTGGAAAGCCAGAACCTGGAAGAAAAGCTATCCGTAGGTTACAAAAAAGCACTTTTCAAAACCCCCACAGATGGTATCATGGCCGTGTTGGCAGCGCAATATACCGATAACCTGGCTTTTTATGAGGCCAACCCTGAGGAAGCCCAGTTAATGGCACAGGTTGCGACAGAAAAGGCCCCTGAACTAGCGGCCCTTACCGTCGTTGGCAATGTTATTTTAAATTTAGACGAGTTTGTCGTAAGAGAATAA
- a CDS encoding sodium:solute symporter family protein, producing the protein MLQSLIIAGIFYVAALALFTIRTRTKEKSSKSFLMAGANVGALLGFFTFAATLFSTFTLQGMPDFFRVNGIGAWIFLAISDAVMVFGIISVGYAFRKKASQHEYYGMAGFMSFCYKSKWAGLVTFFGAFIFLVPYVAIQIRGVAIFLSAAFPESIPLWLGATAMVTIMLIYSEIGGLKAIMYSDVLQGILLLIVIWIIGFNCLNHFGGLGEMFDEIEQKNVALLSVPGPKGLLDFQFLFGSMIAIVLLPFTQPQVSTRLIIMKDTKSLYKLAVGLGFFAILIILPTVFIGMYGAAMYPEDSMAAFLSKTFLTDQSNLIGAFVMIGLVAAAISTSDSQLFALGGEMRSLLSGEDKKMVLIARISIFVFALITLAFALMSSDELVLLTRMSFAGTALMAPMIFTGIFYDNSSQLKVIPFATLAALITLLASLFGLVPNMVMGIRMDLILLGALAIIALVTVGINKANKTA; encoded by the coding sequence ATGCTACAATCACTTATCATTGCCGGTATTTTTTATGTTGCCGCACTGGCCTTATTCACCATCAGGACCAGGACCAAGGAGAAAAGCTCTAAAAGTTTTTTGATGGCTGGAGCCAATGTAGGAGCCCTCTTGGGCTTTTTTACTTTTGCCGCTACCCTATTTAGTACCTTTACCCTACAGGGAATGCCCGATTTTTTTAGGGTAAATGGCATAGGCGCCTGGATATTCCTGGCTATTTCAGATGCGGTTATGGTCTTTGGGATTATTTCAGTGGGGTATGCCTTTCGAAAAAAAGCTTCCCAACATGAATATTATGGCATGGCGGGGTTTATGAGTTTCTGTTATAAATCCAAATGGGCGGGACTCGTTACCTTCTTTGGGGCCTTTATTTTCCTGGTTCCCTATGTAGCTATCCAAATCAGGGGCGTTGCCATTTTCCTCAGTGCCGCCTTTCCCGAGTCTATCCCCTTGTGGCTTGGCGCCACAGCGATGGTCACCATCATGCTGATTTATAGTGAAATAGGCGGACTAAAGGCGATTATGTACAGCGACGTGCTGCAAGGTATTCTCTTGCTGATTGTCATTTGGATTATAGGTTTCAATTGCCTCAATCATTTTGGTGGATTAGGAGAAATGTTTGACGAAATTGAGCAAAAAAATGTAGCCTTGCTCTCGGTACCAGGCCCTAAAGGCCTATTGGATTTCCAATTCTTATTTGGCTCCATGATTGCCATTGTATTGCTTCCTTTTACCCAGCCTCAGGTGTCGACAAGGCTCATTATTATGAAGGATACCAAATCGCTTTATAAATTGGCCGTTGGCTTAGGCTTTTTTGCTATTTTAATCATCTTGCCTACCGTTTTTATAGGCATGTATGGTGCGGCCATGTATCCAGAAGATTCCATGGCAGCCTTTCTCAGCAAGACCTTTTTAACGGACCAATCCAATTTGATCGGGGCCTTTGTGATGATCGGATTGGTGGCTGCCGCGATATCTACCTCCGATTCGCAACTTTTTGCATTGGGAGGGGAAATGCGCTCCTTGTTGTCTGGAGAGGACAAGAAAATGGTGTTAATCGCGCGAATTTCCATCTTTGTGTTTGCCCTGATTACCTTGGCATTTGCGCTCATGAGTAGCGATGAATTAGTTCTACTTACCCGAATGAGTTTTGCCGGAACGGCCTTGATGGCCCCAATGATTTTTACGGGTATTTTTTACGATAATTCTTCCCAATTAAAAGTGATTCCTTTTGCCACCCTGGCAGCGTTAATCACCCTGTTGGCATCGCTTTTTGGCTTGGTCCCCAATATGGTTATGGGGATTCGAATGGACCTGATTCTCCTGGGTGCCCTCGCTATCATTGCCCTGGTCACCGTTGGTATAAATAAAGCAAATAAAACGGCTTGA
- a CDS encoding 3-ketoacyl-ACP reductase: protein MKQVALITGGSRGIGLGIAQLLAQQGWNLAINGMRPQEAVQTTLDQLAATGVEVIYCQGNVGQTEDHQRILAHILEKWGHLNALINNAGVAPKERNDLLEMSEESYDRVMGINLRGPFFLSLAAAKAMLKTKAAQPDFPAFIVNISSISATVVSTNRGQYCISKAGIGMMTQLLAARLGIEGIPVYEVRPGVIMTDMTSTVKEKYDNLILNGDLCVQKRWGYPEDVGKVVGSLLRGDFPYSTGQVIMVDGGLTMPRL, encoded by the coding sequence ATGAAACAAGTCGCACTCATCACGGGCGGTAGTCGTGGCATTGGGCTAGGCATAGCTCAACTGCTCGCCCAACAAGGTTGGAACCTGGCGATTAATGGCATGCGGCCTCAGGAAGCGGTACAAACAACCCTCGACCAGCTGGCAGCCACTGGGGTGGAAGTCATTTACTGCCAGGGCAATGTTGGCCAAACCGAGGACCATCAACGAATACTGGCCCATATCCTTGAAAAATGGGGACACCTCAATGCCTTGATCAATAATGCTGGCGTGGCGCCAAAAGAGCGGAATGACCTGCTGGAGATGAGCGAAGAAAGTTATGATCGGGTGATGGGCATCAACCTCAGAGGGCCTTTTTTCTTGTCCCTCGCCGCTGCAAAGGCCATGCTAAAGACCAAAGCAGCGCAGCCCGACTTCCCCGCTTTTATTGTCAATATATCGTCTATATCAGCAACGGTTGTTTCTACCAATCGCGGTCAGTATTGCATCTCCAAGGCCGGGATAGGCATGATGACGCAACTCCTTGCCGCGCGTTTGGGTATCGAGGGCATTCCGGTGTATGAAGTGAGGCCAGGGGTGATTATGACGGATATGACCTCCACTGTAAAAGAAAAATATGATAACTTAATCCTCAACGGCGATTTGTGCGTGCAGAAACGCTGGGGATACCCGGAAGATGTCGGAAAAGTAGTAGGCAGTCTGCTTAGAGGCGATTTCCCCTACTCGACCGGCCAGGTCATCATGGTAGATGGCGGCTTGACCATGCCGAGGCTTTAA
- a CDS encoding ThuA domain-containing protein — protein MKNLLFLLWLTCISGALFAQDMVLPLFPEGIPCASENKIKITEVNNGSQRRIRQVQNPEIAVYLPAKSLANGTGVVICPGGGYTALAWDWEGSWMAKWFNEMGVAAFVLKYRLPGWESEECNDKVALMDAQRAIRLVRSKATEWQLDPEHIGIMGFSAGGHLASTASTHFDKGDATASILVDRFSSRPDFSILMYPVISMDTTIAHMGTRNNVLGKNPSAELEANFSNEKQVTAETPPTILIHADNDRAVLPENSIAYYLALRKYKVPAALHIYQSGGHGFSFAEGKGDVEGWPEVCKDWLEARGLLKKRLKALIIDGQNNHTNWPETTPILRQQLEETGLFVVDVATTPPTGESLADFRPPFAAYDLVISNYNGEPWPEATQKDFEQYIHGGGGFVSVHAADNAFPKWQAYNEIIGLGGWGDRTEKDGPYVYINDKGETIRDESPGNGGHHGKRHEFQIKIQDAEHPITKGMPETWLHPADELYDLLRGPAENMHILATAFGDPEQGGQGRHEPMMMTIHYGLGRIFHTTLGHFNESQLCIGFKTSFQRAAEWVATGAVTQAMPADFPTAEKVLIDHSK, from the coding sequence ATGAAAAACCTTCTATTTCTTTTATGGCTAACTTGCATTAGCGGTGCGCTCTTTGCCCAAGACATGGTGCTCCCCCTCTTCCCTGAGGGCATCCCCTGTGCCAGCGAGAATAAAATAAAAATCACCGAAGTCAATAACGGTAGTCAAAGGCGCATTCGCCAGGTTCAGAACCCGGAAATCGCCGTTTACCTACCCGCTAAATCCTTAGCCAACGGTACGGGTGTCGTTATCTGCCCCGGCGGTGGCTACACGGCATTAGCCTGGGATTGGGAAGGAAGTTGGATGGCCAAATGGTTCAACGAAATGGGTGTCGCTGCCTTTGTCTTGAAGTACCGACTTCCTGGTTGGGAGTCCGAAGAATGCAACGATAAGGTTGCCCTCATGGATGCCCAAAGGGCTATTCGGCTGGTCCGCAGTAAAGCGACGGAATGGCAACTGGATCCCGAACACATTGGCATCATGGGTTTTTCGGCTGGTGGACACCTGGCCTCGACGGCTTCTACTCATTTTGACAAGGGTGATGCAACGGCAAGTATACTGGTCGATCGATTTTCTTCACGGCCTGATTTTTCGATTTTAATGTACCCCGTTATTTCTATGGATACCACCATTGCACATATGGGTACCAGGAACAATGTTTTGGGTAAAAATCCTAGCGCAGAACTGGAGGCCAATTTTTCCAATGAAAAACAAGTCACGGCCGAAACACCACCGACGATTCTCATTCATGCCGATAATGACCGGGCAGTTCTGCCAGAGAACAGTATTGCCTACTATCTGGCCTTACGCAAATACAAAGTCCCCGCAGCGCTCCACATCTACCAGTCAGGAGGCCATGGCTTTTCCTTTGCAGAGGGCAAGGGAGATGTAGAAGGCTGGCCGGAGGTTTGCAAAGATTGGCTGGAAGCTAGGGGCTTGTTGAAAAAACGCCTCAAAGCCCTCATCATTGATGGCCAAAACAACCATACCAATTGGCCAGAAACGACGCCTATTCTCCGACAACAACTAGAAGAAACTGGTCTTTTCGTCGTGGATGTCGCTACGACGCCACCTACGGGTGAATCACTGGCTGATTTTAGGCCTCCCTTTGCCGCTTATGATCTCGTCATCTCCAATTATAACGGAGAACCCTGGCCCGAGGCCACCCAAAAAGACTTCGAGCAATATATCCATGGCGGCGGCGGCTTTGTCTCCGTTCATGCTGCCGATAACGCCTTCCCCAAATGGCAGGCCTACAATGAAATCATCGGCCTGGGTGGATGGGGAGATCGAACAGAAAAAGATGGTCCTTATGTCTATATTAATGATAAAGGGGAAACCATCAGAGATGAAAGTCCTGGCAATGGTGGCCATCATGGGAAAAGACACGAATTTCAAATTAAAATACAAGATGCGGAACACCCTATTACCAAGGGCATGCCCGAAACCTGGCTACACCCTGCGGATGAGCTCTATGACCTCCTTCGTGGTCCTGCCGAAAACATGCATATCCTGGCTACGGCTTTCGGCGATCCCGAACAAGGTGGCCAGGGTCGCCACGAACCAATGATGATGACTATCCATTATGGCTTGGGCCGCATTTTTCACACCACATTGGGCCATTTTAATGAATCCCAACTTTGTATCGGCTTTAAAACGTCCTTCCAGCGCGCTGCCGAATGGGTGGCCACTGGAGCTGTTACCCAGGCCATGCCAGCAGACTTCCCCACCGCTGAAAAAGTATTAATTGATCATTCAAAATAA
- a CDS encoding TIM barrel protein, translated as MKITNHLSRRTFVKTIGAGALVSPLLGFGFPALPRPGSQMKMGLVTYLWGKDWDLPTLIANCVKAKTYGIELRVEHAHGVSPELSADKRKEVRKMFDDSKAVCLGMGTNQSYHFADAATLKENIEGTKAFIKLSHDIGGTGVKVKPNAFPKGVSKEKTIEQIGKSFNEVAKFGADYGQVIRVEVHGNETQELPNMKAIMDVADHPNVKVCWNCNMEDLLGEGLEYNFNLVKDRLGDTVHIRELNVGEYPYQDLMGLFVKIDYKGWILLECRTEPEDKVMAMKEQRKIWKQMVKKAQRG; from the coding sequence ATGAAAATAACCAACCACTTATCCAGAAGAACCTTCGTCAAAACCATAGGCGCTGGCGCGCTCGTCAGCCCACTTTTAGGCTTTGGTTTCCCAGCGCTACCTCGCCCCGGTAGCCAGATGAAAATGGGCCTGGTCACTTATTTATGGGGGAAAGACTGGGACTTACCTACCTTAATTGCCAATTGTGTCAAAGCTAAAACCTATGGCATTGAACTGCGTGTAGAACATGCACATGGTGTAAGTCCTGAACTTTCTGCCGATAAACGAAAGGAAGTTCGAAAAATGTTCGACGACAGCAAAGCCGTCTGTCTCGGTATGGGCACCAATCAAAGTTACCACTTTGCCGATGCCGCTACCTTAAAGGAAAACATTGAGGGTACTAAAGCTTTCATTAAATTGAGTCATGATATTGGTGGTACAGGTGTTAAGGTTAAGCCTAATGCCTTTCCTAAGGGTGTTTCGAAAGAAAAAACCATCGAGCAAATCGGAAAGTCGTTCAACGAAGTGGCCAAATTCGGTGCCGACTACGGACAGGTTATCCGGGTTGAAGTCCATGGCAATGAAACCCAGGAGTTACCAAATATGAAAGCCATCATGGACGTGGCAGACCACCCCAATGTAAAGGTTTGTTGGAATTGTAACATGGAAGACTTATTAGGCGAAGGCCTCGAATACAACTTCAATCTGGTCAAAGATCGACTCGGAGATACCGTTCATATCCGAGAACTAAATGTGGGAGAATATCCTTACCAGGATTTGATGGGCTTGTTCGTCAAAATCGATTACAAAGGATGGATTTTACTAGAATGCCGGACAGAACCAGAAGATAAGGTAATGGCTATGAAAGAACAACGGAAGATTTGGAAACAAATGGTCAAGAAAGCGCAGCGAGGCTAG